One part of the Mycolicibacterium aromaticivorans JS19b1 = JCM 16368 genome encodes these proteins:
- a CDS encoding acyl-CoA thioesterase: MANADLDELLAILDLTPVGDDVFVGAHPHKNPPRTFGGQLMAQAFVAATRTLRHEIAPSALSVHFIAGGDPESDIEYHVVRLRDERRFANRRVDAIQNGTLLATALVSYISAGSGLEHNTPMPNLPSPETLPTIDELLVGYEKVVPGFVEALRPIQWRYTNEPSWIMREKGGTLTGNQVWLKADGAMPDSPTLHTAAMIYSSDTTILDSIITTHGLSWGWDRIFAVTVNHSLWFHRQVDFSDWVLYSTNSPAAAESRGLGSGHFFSPAGDVVATVTQEGIVKHFPGNA; encoded by the coding sequence TTGGCCAACGCGGACCTCGACGAGCTGCTGGCCATTCTCGATCTCACCCCGGTCGGCGACGACGTGTTCGTCGGTGCGCATCCGCACAAGAACCCGCCGCGCACCTTCGGCGGGCAGCTGATGGCGCAGGCCTTCGTGGCGGCCACCCGCACCCTTCGTCACGAGATCGCACCGAGCGCGTTGTCGGTGCACTTCATCGCCGGCGGTGATCCGGAGTCGGACATCGAATACCACGTCGTCCGGCTGCGCGACGAGCGGCGGTTCGCCAATCGGCGCGTCGACGCCATCCAGAACGGCACGCTGCTCGCCACCGCTCTGGTGTCCTACATTTCGGCGGGCAGCGGCCTCGAACACAACACCCCGATGCCCAATCTGCCGTCCCCGGAGACACTGCCGACGATTGACGAGCTTCTCGTCGGGTACGAGAAAGTGGTGCCCGGATTCGTCGAAGCGCTGCGCCCCATCCAGTGGCGCTACACCAACGAGCCGTCCTGGATCATGCGCGAAAAGGGCGGCACGCTCACAGGAAATCAAGTGTGGCTCAAGGCCGATGGCGCAATGCCGGACAGCCCGACGCTGCACACCGCCGCAATGATCTATTCGTCCGACACCACGATCCTGGATTCGATCATCACCACCCATGGCCTCTCGTGGGGCTGGGATCGCATCTTCGCGGTCACGGTCAACCATTCGCTGTGGTTCCACCGACAGGTCGATTTCTCCGACTGGGTGCTCTATTCGACCAATTCGCCCGCCGCTGCCGAATCACGCGGCTTGGGCAGCGGCCACTTCTTCAGTCCGGCCGGCGACGTGGTGGCCACCGTCACGCAGGAGGGCATCGTCAAGCACTTCCCCGGAAATGCCTGA
- a CDS encoding bifunctional lysylphosphatidylglycerol flippase/synthetase MprF: protein MTEPPVRVAQRLRARERVVVNVDTLAARWVGALALLIAASWLTVLMIRAHRHHTHWHADSRVAWSLTILAAVALIARGIFLGRPVTAAHAIAAAAAVLAGFAAHLLAFDLTGDVLIASSGLLLMWPTTARPDPSQLARVWDLVDATSNDPVAPFAMQDLKSYFFSADGTAAVAYRTRLGYAVVSGDPIGDERRFDELVGDFTGMCHTHGWRVVVLGCSELRLGLWRDPAVIGQTLRPVPIGRDVVIDVPSFDMVGRKFRNLRQAVQRTHNFGISTEIVAESELDDRRLAELTDVLLSSAKGSRTERGFSMILDGTLTGRYPGILLIIARDRTGRVQGFHRYAVAGGGTDITLDVPWRRRGAPNGIDERLSVDMINAMKAQGAQRLSLAFAAFPEIFNEKQRGPLSAFFYTAIHLGDSLIELESLYRYLRKFHALGDRRYVLLSLRQVLPLLVVLLSLEFWPRRRELPPTASASR, encoded by the coding sequence GTGACCGAACCGCCGGTTCGGGTAGCGCAGCGCTTGCGCGCCAGAGAACGGGTTGTCGTGAATGTCGACACCCTGGCCGCGCGCTGGGTTGGCGCGCTGGCGTTGTTGATCGCCGCGAGCTGGCTCACCGTGCTGATGATCCGCGCGCACCGCCACCACACCCACTGGCATGCCGACAGCCGCGTCGCCTGGTCACTGACGATCCTGGCCGCCGTCGCGTTGATCGCGCGGGGCATCTTCCTCGGCCGCCCGGTGACCGCCGCGCACGCGATCGCCGCCGCGGCGGCGGTGCTCGCCGGATTCGCCGCCCACCTATTGGCCTTCGACCTCACCGGCGACGTGTTGATCGCGTCCTCGGGGTTGCTGCTGATGTGGCCGACGACGGCGCGACCGGATCCTTCGCAGCTGGCCAGAGTGTGGGACCTTGTCGACGCGACCAGTAATGACCCGGTGGCGCCCTTCGCGATGCAGGATCTCAAGAGCTACTTCTTCAGTGCCGACGGCACGGCCGCGGTCGCCTACCGCACCCGGCTGGGTTACGCCGTGGTCAGTGGTGACCCGATCGGCGACGAACGCCGTTTCGACGAGCTCGTCGGCGACTTCACCGGCATGTGCCACACCCACGGCTGGCGGGTGGTGGTCCTGGGCTGCAGCGAGCTAAGGCTCGGGCTGTGGCGCGATCCCGCGGTGATCGGGCAGACCCTGCGACCGGTCCCGATCGGGCGCGACGTGGTGATCGACGTGCCGTCCTTCGACATGGTGGGCCGTAAGTTCCGCAACCTGCGTCAGGCGGTGCAGCGCACCCACAATTTCGGGATCAGCACCGAGATCGTCGCCGAATCCGAACTCGACGACCGTCGGCTGGCCGAGCTCACCGACGTGCTGCTGTCGTCGGCCAAAGGGTCGCGCACCGAGCGCGGCTTCTCGATGATTCTCGATGGCACGCTGACCGGTCGCTATCCCGGCATCCTGCTGATCATCGCGCGCGACCGGACGGGCCGGGTGCAGGGATTTCATCGTTACGCGGTCGCCGGTGGCGGCACCGACATCACCCTCGACGTCCCGTGGCGGCGGCGCGGCGCCCCGAACGGCATCGACGAGCGGCTGTCCGTCGACATGATCAACGCGATGAAAGCGCAAGGAGCGCAACGCCTTTCACTGGCATTTGCGGCGTTCCCGGAGATCTTCAACGAGAAGCAGCGGGGACCGCTCAGCGCGTTCTTTTATACGGCGATCCATCTGGGCGACTCGCTGATCGAGTTGGAGTCGCTGTACCGGTACCTGCGCAAGTTCCACGCCCTCGGCGATCGCCGGTACGTGCTGCTGTCGCTGAGGCAGGTGTTGCCGCTTCTGGTGGTGTTGCTCTCGTTGGAGTTCTGGCCCCGGCGGCGGGAGCTGCCCCCTACGGCGTCGGCGTCAAGGTGA
- a CDS encoding DUF4190 domain-containing protein: MTEPPEQAPQQPTPPPHGAPPPPPPGYPAPSYGQYPGGYPPAPPQPYAGYMPPPTGPRNGLGVTALVIAIVALLSSFSVVGGVILGIVAVVIGFAGRGRVKRGEANNGGVALAGVILGFLAIIVGLAFIAVWVGVFKEVGATDYIDCLQKAGQDQQQVQQCADEFKQSVENKFSVTLTPTP; the protein is encoded by the coding sequence ATGACTGAGCCCCCAGAGCAGGCACCTCAGCAGCCCACCCCGCCCCCGCACGGAGCACCACCGCCTCCTCCCCCCGGCTATCCCGCTCCCTCCTACGGCCAGTATCCCGGCGGCTATCCACCCGCTCCGCCGCAGCCATATGCCGGTTACATGCCGCCGCCCACCGGGCCCCGCAACGGCCTGGGCGTCACCGCCCTGGTTATTGCGATCGTCGCACTGCTGTCGTCGTTCTCCGTGGTCGGCGGCGTCATCCTGGGGATCGTCGCGGTGGTCATCGGCTTCGCCGGCCGCGGCCGGGTCAAGCGCGGTGAAGCCAACAACGGCGGCGTCGCACTCGCCGGCGTCATCCTCGGTTTTCTGGCGATCATCGTCGGTCTCGCGTTCATCGCCGTGTGGGTCGGGGTGTTCAAAGAGGTCGGCGCCACCGACTACATCGACTGCCTGCAGAAGGCCGGCCAGGACCAGCAGCAGGTTCAGCAGTGCGCCGACGAGTTCAAGCAATCCGTGGAGAACAAGTTCAGCGTCACCTTGACGCCGACGCCGTAG
- the cydC gene encoding thiol reductant ABC exporter subunit CydC gives MPAFDRLRLLLAIALGTLALGSALALAGVSAWLITRAWQMPLVLDLSIAVVAVRALGISRGVFGYCERLASHDTALRAAAGARAEIYRRLAHGPADITARLHSGDLLTRVGADVDTLADVAVRAAVPIGVAAVLGVAATAVIAMISPAAALALAVCLLVAGVLAPVLAARAARAQEAVARAQQSDRDIAAVTALDHAAELRVAGRLPALIAEAEQRQRDWGSAIDRAAAPAAAAAAVPTLAIGASAIGAVVAGIGIAAHTAPTTLAVLMLLPLSAFEATVALPGAAVALTRARIAAARLRELLPSGAVQSDVVLTTLATAPALEADLRAGYPGGPTGDHLAVTLQPGARLAITGRSGAGKTALLMTLAGLLPPLDGTVTFDGKATTELTESQLRSTISYFAEDAHLFNTTVRDNLLVARGDCTDDELTDALAAVGLDDWLAALPDGLSTVLMGGAAAVSAGQRRRLLLARVLLCPAPIVLLDEPTEHLDATDGRRILTALVDGSLLGAHRTVVVASHQLGIDITCPRLSIGDGG, from the coding sequence ATGCCCGCGTTTGACCGACTCCGGCTGCTGCTTGCCATCGCGCTCGGCACGCTGGCGCTGGGGAGTGCACTGGCTTTGGCCGGGGTGTCCGCCTGGCTGATCACCCGCGCGTGGCAGATGCCGCTGGTGCTGGACCTGTCGATCGCCGTGGTGGCGGTGCGCGCACTGGGCATCTCGCGCGGGGTGTTCGGTTACTGCGAACGTTTGGCGTCCCACGACACCGCGCTGCGGGCGGCGGCCGGTGCCCGGGCTGAGATCTACCGCCGCCTGGCCCACGGCCCGGCCGACATCACGGCGCGGTTGCACAGCGGTGACCTGCTCACCCGGGTCGGCGCCGACGTGGACACGCTCGCCGACGTCGCCGTTCGCGCCGCGGTCCCGATCGGCGTCGCGGCCGTGCTCGGCGTCGCCGCCACGGCCGTCATCGCGATGATCTCGCCCGCCGCCGCTCTGGCCCTCGCCGTGTGCCTGCTCGTCGCGGGTGTGCTCGCACCGGTATTGGCCGCACGCGCCGCGCGAGCGCAGGAAGCCGTCGCCCGCGCCCAACAATCGGACCGCGACATCGCCGCCGTCACCGCGCTCGATCATGCCGCCGAACTGCGGGTGGCCGGCCGACTACCGGCCCTGATCGCCGAAGCCGAACAGCGTCAGCGGGATTGGGGGTCGGCGATCGACCGCGCGGCCGCACCCGCGGCTGCGGCGGCCGCCGTGCCGACCCTCGCGATCGGAGCCAGCGCGATCGGGGCCGTCGTGGCCGGCATCGGCATCGCCGCCCACACCGCCCCCACCACACTCGCGGTGCTGATGTTGTTGCCACTCTCGGCGTTCGAGGCCACCGTCGCCCTGCCGGGTGCAGCAGTCGCCCTGACTCGCGCCCGGATCGCCGCCGCGCGCCTGCGCGAGCTGCTGCCCTCGGGTGCCGTCCAATCCGACGTCGTCCTCACCACTCTCGCCACGGCACCGGCGCTGGAGGCCGACCTGCGTGCGGGTTATCCCGGCGGGCCGACCGGTGACCACCTCGCTGTGACGCTGCAACCCGGTGCCCGGCTGGCGATCACCGGGCGAAGCGGCGCGGGCAAGACCGCACTGCTGATGACGCTGGCCGGGCTGCTGCCACCGCTCGACGGCACAGTGACCTTCGACGGGAAAGCGACGACCGAGCTCACCGAATCTCAATTGCGGAGCACCATAAGCTATTTCGCCGAAGACGCACATCTGTTCAATACCACCGTCCGGGACAACCTCTTGGTGGCGCGCGGCGATTGCACCGACGACGAGCTCACCGACGCACTCGCCGCCGTGGGCCTCGACGATTGGCTGGCCGCGCTGCCCGACGGATTGAGCACGGTGCTCATGGGCGGTGCGGCCGCTGTGTCGGCAGGCCAGCGCCGCCGGCTGCTGCTGGCCCGGGTGTTGCTGTGTCCGGCACCGATCGTGCTCCTCGACGAGCCGACCGAGCACCTCGACGCCACCGACGGCCGACGCATCCTGACCGCGCTGGTCGACGGCAGCCTGCTCGGCGCACACCGCACCGTGGTGGTCGCCAGTCATCAACTTGGTATCGACATCACCTGTCCGCGACTATCGATCGGCGACGGCGGGTAA
- the cydD gene encoding thiol reductant ABC exporter subunit CydD, with product MRRYVVATVGCGTLIAGCAIAGAVILGHLVAGVITDPATRSLGHWRAELAILAGLWLFRALILLLQGRLGQRGASAVIADLGGQVLRTVTGLPPGARDAQHDDAATVITTGLDGLRPYFTAYLPALFLAAILTPATVVVIAFNDFQSALIVLVALPLIPIFMVLIGLATAERSAAALAAMTTLQARLLDLIAGIPTLRALGRADGPAQRITTLSAAHRRSAMATLRIAFLSALVLELIATLGVALVAVSIGLRLVYGEMSLAAGLTVLLLAPDVFWPLRRVGVEFHAAQNGKAASDKAFALIQQNPAPLHGTGTVDAAGAEIVIDALSVAGRDGMSPHLLSGRILPGSVTVLTGANGAGKSTTLLAIAGLVSPTHGRITVDDLDVDDMDRSAWWRQLAWLAQRPVIIPGTVAENLALFGTLTDPQAACDAAGFTDVLAALPNGPDTMLGRGGVGLSLGQRQRLGLARALGSRAPVLLLDEPTSHLDEATEETVLQAIRDRAAGGSTVVVVAHRDSVVRIADHVIAVEADHHARV from the coding sequence GTGCGCCGGTACGTGGTCGCGACAGTCGGCTGCGGAACGCTGATCGCGGGCTGCGCGATCGCCGGCGCGGTGATCCTCGGCCATCTGGTGGCCGGCGTCATCACCGACCCGGCCACCCGCAGCCTTGGCCACTGGCGCGCCGAACTGGCGATCCTGGCCGGGCTCTGGCTGTTTCGGGCGCTGATCCTCCTGCTGCAGGGCCGGCTCGGTCAGCGGGGCGCCAGTGCGGTCATCGCCGACCTCGGCGGCCAGGTGCTGCGGACGGTGACCGGGCTGCCACCCGGTGCGCGCGACGCCCAGCACGACGACGCCGCAACCGTGATCACCACCGGACTTGACGGCCTGCGGCCGTATTTCACTGCGTATCTACCGGCGCTGTTCCTGGCAGCGATCCTCACCCCGGCCACCGTTGTGGTGATCGCGTTCAACGATTTTCAATCCGCGTTGATCGTCCTCGTCGCCCTGCCACTGATCCCGATCTTCATGGTGCTGATCGGTCTGGCCACCGCGGAGCGATCAGCCGCGGCGCTGGCCGCGATGACCACACTGCAGGCCCGGCTGCTGGATCTCATCGCCGGCATCCCCACCTTGCGGGCCCTCGGCCGTGCCGACGGCCCGGCACAGCGCATCACCACACTCAGTGCCGCCCATCGTCGTTCGGCCATGGCCACCCTGCGCATCGCGTTCCTGTCGGCACTGGTACTCGAACTCATCGCCACTCTGGGTGTCGCGCTGGTCGCGGTCAGCATCGGTCTGCGACTGGTGTACGGCGAAATGAGTCTGGCCGCGGGGCTGACGGTGTTGTTGCTGGCGCCCGACGTGTTCTGGCCGCTGCGTCGAGTCGGCGTAGAATTCCACGCCGCCCAGAACGGAAAGGCGGCTTCCGACAAAGCTTTCGCCTTGATCCAGCAGAATCCCGCGCCGTTGCACGGCACCGGCACCGTGGACGCGGCAGGCGCGGAGATCGTCATCGACGCCCTGAGTGTCGCGGGCCGCGACGGAATGTCACCGCACCTGCTGTCGGGTCGCATACTGCCCGGTAGCGTCACCGTACTCACCGGCGCCAACGGCGCAGGCAAGTCCACCACCCTGCTCGCGATCGCGGGACTGGTCAGTCCCACCCACGGCCGGATCACCGTTGACGATCTCGACGTCGACGATATGGACCGGTCGGCCTGGTGGCGGCAGCTGGCCTGGTTGGCTCAACGCCCGGTGATCATTCCAGGCACGGTCGCGGAGAACCTGGCACTGTTCGGCACGCTCACCGATCCTCAGGCCGCCTGCGACGCAGCCGGTTTCACCGACGTGTTGGCCGCACTGCCCAACGGACCGGACACCATGCTCGGCCGGGGCGGCGTGGGGTTGTCCCTGGGGCAACGCCAGCGACTGGGCCTGGCCCGGGCACTCGGTTCCCGCGCGCCCGTACTGCTGCTCGACGAGCCGACCTCGCACCTGGACGAGGCCACCGAAGAGACTGTGCTGCAAGCGATCCGCGATCGCGCAGCAGGAGGATCCACCGTGGTGGTGGTCGCGCATCGAGACAGTGTGGTCCGGATCGCCGACCACGTCATCGCGGTGGAGGCCGATCACCATGCCCGCGTTTGA
- the cydB gene encoding cytochrome d ubiquinol oxidase subunit II, translated as MGLQQIWFVIVAVLFLGFFVLEGFDFGVGMVMTWLGRIGKGDNETHRRAVLNTIGPVWDGNEVWLITAGGAMFAAFPHWYATVFSTLYLPLLVILLSMIARVVAIEWRGKIDDPKWRRWCDIGIATGSWLPAILWGVAFAVLVKGLPVGPDKNVADLAVSDVLNPYTLLGGLATCSLFLFHGAVFLALKSGGAVRGDAVGLARTLSVPATVLVAAFGVWTQLAYGKPWTWAVLAIAVIAQLAAVAAAWAAREGWAFLATTIVVAAVVTLLFGSLYPNLVPSTISPAYDVTIYNGSSSPYTLKVMTWAAAIFTPIVLIYQGWTYWVFRKRVFAESIPKSVGLPLRRVP; from the coding sequence ATGGGGCTGCAACAGATTTGGTTCGTGATCGTGGCGGTGCTCTTCCTGGGCTTCTTCGTCCTGGAAGGCTTCGACTTCGGCGTAGGCATGGTGATGACCTGGCTGGGCCGGATCGGCAAGGGAGATAACGAGACTCATCGTCGGGCGGTGCTGAACACGATCGGCCCGGTATGGGACGGCAACGAGGTGTGGCTGATCACCGCGGGCGGAGCCATGTTCGCGGCCTTTCCACACTGGTATGCCACCGTGTTCTCCACGCTGTACCTGCCGCTGCTGGTGATCCTGCTGTCGATGATCGCGCGTGTCGTGGCCATCGAATGGCGCGGCAAGATCGACGATCCGAAGTGGCGGCGCTGGTGTGACATCGGCATCGCGACCGGGTCGTGGCTGCCCGCGATCCTGTGGGGTGTCGCGTTCGCGGTCCTGGTCAAGGGACTCCCCGTTGGGCCGGACAAGAACGTTGCAGACCTCGCCGTGTCCGACGTGCTGAACCCGTACACCTTGCTCGGTGGGCTGGCCACCTGCTCGCTGTTCCTGTTCCATGGCGCGGTGTTCCTGGCCCTCAAGAGCGGCGGTGCGGTACGCGGCGATGCCGTCGGGCTGGCCCGCACGCTCAGCGTCCCCGCGACGGTACTGGTCGCCGCGTTCGGCGTGTGGACGCAACTGGCGTACGGGAAGCCGTGGACCTGGGCAGTCCTGGCAATCGCCGTGATCGCCCAACTGGCCGCCGTCGCGGCGGCGTGGGCCGCGCGGGAAGGCTGGGCGTTCCTGGCCACGACGATCGTCGTCGCCGCGGTGGTGACGTTGCTGTTCGGGTCGCTATACCCCAACCTGGTGCCGTCTACCATCAGCCCGGCCTACGACGTGACGATCTACAACGGCTCGTCCAGTCCGTACACCCTGAAGGTGATGACGTGGGCGGCCGCGATATTCACTCCGATCGTGCTGATCTACCAGGGTTGGACCTACTGGGTGTTCCGTAAACGCGTCTTCGCCGAGTCGATTCCGAAGTCCGTCGGCCTGCCGTTGAGGCGCGTGCCCTGA
- a CDS encoding cytochrome ubiquinol oxidase subunit I gives MSALDVSRWQFGITTVYHFIFVPLTIGLAPLIAVMQTIWVITDNPAWYRLTKFFGKIFLINFAIGVATGIVQEFQFGMNWSEYSRFVGDVFGAPLALEGLVAFFLESTFIGLWIFGWTRLPRWLHLTSIWLVAIAVNLSAFFIITANSWMQHPVGTRFNPQTGRAELRSIVELFTNNTGVAAFWHAVTASFLTAATFVAAVCAWWMVRSKGGPDAVAMYRPGAILGSLVALVACVGLFFTGDVQGKLMFHQQPMKMAAAESLCHTETDPKLSLLTVGTHNNCDSITRVVEVPFALPFLAEGKLSGVTLQGTKDLQQQYEQKFGPGWYVPNLFVTYWAFRAMIGLMAVPLLFALATLWLTRRGRVPGTRWYSRFALWTIPTPFLGAIAGWVFTEMGRQPWVVAPNPDGDQLVRLTVRQGVSLHGPGLVWVSLISFTLIYAVLAVIWFYLVRRYVTAGPLEHDAEPAPPTPPGDDEVAPLSFAY, from the coding sequence ATGAGCGCTCTTGACGTGTCCCGGTGGCAATTCGGAATCACGACGGTCTACCACTTCATATTCGTGCCACTCACGATCGGGCTGGCGCCGCTGATCGCTGTCATGCAGACGATCTGGGTGATCACCGACAACCCGGCCTGGTATCGGCTGACCAAATTCTTCGGCAAGATCTTCCTGATCAACTTCGCCATCGGTGTCGCGACCGGCATTGTCCAGGAGTTCCAATTCGGGATGAACTGGAGCGAATACTCGCGCTTCGTCGGCGATGTGTTCGGCGCACCGCTGGCGCTGGAAGGCCTGGTTGCCTTCTTCCTGGAGTCGACGTTCATCGGGCTGTGGATATTCGGCTGGACCCGACTCCCCCGCTGGTTGCACCTGACGTCGATCTGGCTGGTGGCCATCGCGGTCAACCTGTCGGCCTTCTTCATCATCACCGCGAATTCCTGGATGCAGCACCCGGTGGGCACCCGGTTCAACCCACAGACGGGCCGCGCCGAACTGCGGAGCATCGTCGAGTTGTTCACCAACAACACCGGAGTCGCGGCTTTCTGGCATGCGGTCACCGCGTCGTTCCTCACCGCCGCGACGTTCGTGGCTGCTGTCTGCGCCTGGTGGATGGTGCGGTCCAAAGGCGGCCCGGATGCCGTCGCGATGTACCGCCCGGGCGCGATCCTCGGTTCGCTGGTGGCGCTGGTCGCCTGTGTCGGTTTGTTTTTCACCGGCGACGTGCAAGGCAAGCTGATGTTTCACCAGCAGCCGATGAAGATGGCTGCCGCCGAATCGTTGTGCCACACAGAAACCGATCCCAAACTGTCACTTCTGACCGTCGGGACGCACAACAACTGCGACAGCATCACTCGCGTCGTCGAAGTGCCCTTCGCACTGCCATTCCTGGCCGAGGGCAAGCTCAGCGGCGTGACGTTGCAGGGCACCAAAGACCTTCAGCAGCAATACGAACAGAAGTTCGGTCCCGGCTGGTACGTGCCCAACCTGTTCGTCACCTACTGGGCGTTCCGCGCGATGATCGGCCTGATGGCGGTGCCGCTGCTGTTCGCACTGGCCACGCTGTGGCTGACGCGCCGCGGCCGGGTGCCCGGCACAAGGTGGTATTCCCGCTTCGCGCTGTGGACGATTCCGACACCGTTCCTGGGTGCCATAGCCGGCTGGGTGTTCACCGAGATGGGCCGCCAGCCGTGGGTGGTCGCGCCCAACCCCGATGGCGACCAACTGGTCCGGCTGACCGTCCGGCAAGGCGTGTCGCTACACGGACCGGGTCTGGTGTGGGTGTCGCTGATCTCGTTCACGCTGATTTACGCCGTGTTGGCGGTCATCTGGTTCTACCTGGTCCGCAGATATGTCACCGCGGGCCCGCTCGAGCACGACGCCGAGCCGGCACCGCCCACCCCACCCGGGGACGACGAAGTCGCACCCCTATCGTTCGCGTACTGA
- a CDS encoding HdeD family acid-resistance protein: MTTTSAPPLLPHLWKSVLLSGVLSLVLGVLVLVWPGISILVAAIFFGAYLLVTGISQVFHAFTLHVSAGGRVMLFISGAAALILAVLCFRSIQNSILLLAIWIGVGFIFRGVATAVSAISDPDTPGRGWEIFVGVISLIAGIVVLASPFPSLATLTLVVGIWLVVIGVFEVVASFGIRKASKNLGDRIAATAP, encoded by the coding sequence ATGACAACCACCTCTGCCCCGCCGCTTCTGCCGCATCTGTGGAAGTCGGTCCTGCTGTCGGGCGTTCTGTCGCTCGTTCTCGGAGTCCTGGTACTCGTCTGGCCGGGAATCTCCATCCTCGTCGCCGCGATCTTCTTCGGCGCCTACCTTCTGGTGACGGGCATCTCGCAGGTGTTCCACGCCTTCACCCTGCACGTGTCGGCCGGCGGCCGGGTCATGCTGTTCATCAGCGGTGCCGCTGCGCTGATCCTGGCGGTGCTCTGCTTCCGCAGCATCCAGAACTCCATTCTGCTGCTGGCGATCTGGATCGGCGTGGGCTTCATCTTCCGTGGCGTCGCCACCGCGGTGTCCGCGATCAGCGACCCGGACACCCCCGGCCGCGGCTGGGAGATTTTCGTCGGCGTGATCAGCCTCATCGCCGGCATCGTCGTGCTGGCGTCGCCATTCCCGTCGCTGGCCACACTGACCCTCGTCGTAGGCATCTGGCTGGTCGTCATCGGCGTTTTCGAGGTGGTGGCCTCCTTCGGAATCCGCAAGGCCTCGAAAAACCTCGGCGACCGAATCGCCGCCACAGCGCCCTAG
- a CDS encoding ABC transporter substrate-binding protein, giving the protein MIGIAGALALSGCSSKSDSGAGPSTATTAAKAQKVDEIAATVPDDIKKSGKLVVGVNIPYAPNEFKDSSGKIVGFDVDLMNAIASTMGLTADFREADFAKIIPSIQQGTFNVGMSSFTDTKERQQSVDFVDYFNAGIMWAQRPGSPIDPNNACGKKVAVQATTTEETDELPKKSKACTDAGKPAIEILKFDGQDAATNAVVLGQADAMSADSPVTAYAIKQSNGKLEAAGEIFDSAPYGWPVAKGSPLAASLQKALEHLIETGDYKTIASNWGVQAGMITKPVINGGTS; this is encoded by the coding sequence GTGATTGGCATAGCCGGTGCCCTGGCATTGTCCGGCTGCAGCAGCAAAAGCGACTCTGGCGCAGGGCCGTCGACGGCGACCACGGCGGCCAAGGCGCAGAAGGTCGACGAGATCGCGGCGACGGTTCCCGATGACATCAAGAAGTCGGGCAAGTTGGTCGTTGGCGTGAACATCCCTTATGCGCCTAACGAATTCAAGGATTCCAGCGGCAAGATCGTCGGCTTCGACGTCGACCTGATGAACGCCATCGCCTCCACGATGGGCTTGACCGCCGACTTCCGCGAAGCGGACTTCGCCAAGATCATTCCCTCGATCCAGCAGGGCACCTTCAACGTCGGCATGTCGTCGTTCACCGACACCAAGGAGCGCCAGCAGTCGGTGGACTTCGTCGACTACTTCAACGCGGGCATCATGTGGGCGCAACGGCCCGGGTCGCCGATCGACCCCAACAACGCGTGTGGCAAGAAGGTCGCCGTGCAGGCGACCACCACCGAGGAAACCGACGAGCTCCCCAAGAAGAGCAAGGCGTGCACCGACGCCGGCAAGCCGGCCATCGAGATCCTGAAGTTCGACGGGCAGGACGCCGCCACCAACGCAGTGGTGCTCGGCCAGGCCGACGCGATGTCGGCGGACTCGCCGGTGACCGCGTACGCCATCAAGCAGAGCAACGGCAAGCTGGAGGCCGCCGGCGAGATCTTCGACTCGGCGCCCTACGGCTGGCCGGTCGCCAAGGGTTCGCCGTTGGCCGCTTCCCTGCAGAAGGCGCTCGAACACCTCATCGAGACCGGTGATTACAAGACGATCGCCAGCAACTGGGGTGTCCAAGCCGGGATGATCACCAAGCCGGTCATCAACGGGGGGACCAGCTAA